A genomic window from Salvia hispanica cultivar TCC Black 2014 chromosome 5, UniMelb_Shisp_WGS_1.0, whole genome shotgun sequence includes:
- the LOC125187209 gene encoding cytochrome P450 71A1-like, with translation MMSLILLLLFLPIFILYFQTQKSKNANKLGPPPPGPPGLPIIGNFHQFDGQNPYRYLQRLSKQYGPVLSLKFGARKVVVISKIEAVKEITRSTDAIFSSRVSTVAGKRVSYNYQDIGFSAYNDSWRELRKIATFHLLSPSKVQANHIRFRDELSKMMEKIARDASASNAINFRDMAMSLFSNILSSVLFGKTYDDGDRGYGSDRYIDLLDETRDVLAAFYFGDFFPRLRWMDSLFGLEARLEKNFQKFDAFCQEIIEEHMNPNRPKSMDGDLTDILLKIKENGSSSFPLTLDHVKAIQNDLSNGGSDSTATALAWTMTALMKKPLLMKKLQEEIRGLAGKKDMIDRQDIQKLPYLRAVVKEGLRLYPPTPLLVPRETTTNCIVNGCEIEGGSFVITNAYAIGRDPAVWENPDEFMPERYLDLQNPELIAFGFGRRGCPGIVMAVAELELSLANLVYKFNWELPGGMKEEDLDFECEPGHFMHKKNPFLLVPKIAI, from the exons ATGATGtcacttattttactcttgTTGTTTCTTCCCATATTCATTCTCTACTTCCAaacacaaaaatccaaaaatgccAACAAACTGGGACCACCACCACCAGGCCCACCGGGGCTGCCGATCATCGGCAATTTTCACCAATTCGACGGCCAGAATCCGTACAGATACCTCCAGCGCCTCTCGAAGCAATACGGCCCCGTCTTGTCCCTCAAGTTCGGAGCCCGGAAGGTCGTAGTGATTTCGAAAATAGAAGCGGTGAAAGAGATCACGAGATCAACCGATGCCATTTTCTCAAGCCGAGTTAGTACTGTCGCCGGGAAGAGGGTATCGTATAACTACCAAGACATCGGGTTTTCAGCCTACAACGACTCGTGGAGGGAGTTGAGGAAGATCGCCACCTTCCATCTCCTTAGCCCGAGCAAAGTTCAAGCAAATCACATCCGTTTCAGAGATGAACTGAGCAAGATGATGGAGAAGATTGCAAGAGATGCCTCTGCTTCCAACGCCATCAATTTCAGAGACATGGCGATGTCGCTTTTCAGTAATATTCTCTCCAGTGTTTTGTTTGGGAAGACTTATGATGATGGTGATCGAGGGTATGGAAGTGATCGTTACATTGACCTTCTTGACGAAACTCGCGACGTACTTGCAGCTTTTTATTTTGGGGATTTCTTTCCTCGGCTTCGATGGATGGATAGCCTCTTTGGATTGGAAGCAAGGCTTGAAAAGAATTTTCAGAAGTTTGATGCTTTTTGTCAAGAAATCATTGAAGAGCATATGAATCCGAATAGGCCTAAATCTATGGATGGTGACCTCACGGATATTTTGTTAAAGATTAAAGAAAATGGATCCTCTTCCTTTCCTCTTACATTAGACCACGTCAAAGCTATACAAAAC GATTTGTCAAATGGAGGCAGCGACTCGACAGCAACTGCTCTAGCGTGGACAATGACAGCGTTGATGAAGAAGCCTTTATTGATGAAGAAGTTGCAAGAGGAGATAAGGGGGTTGGCCGGAAAGAAAGATATGATCGATAGACAAGACATACAGAAACTTCCATATTTGAGGGCAGTTGTAAAAGAGGGTTTGAGATTGTATCCACCAACTCCACTTTTAGTGCCAAGAGAGACTACTACTAACTGTATTGTAAATGGTTGTGAAATTGAAGGAGGAAGTTTTGTGATTACAAATGCTTATGCTATTGGAAGAGATCCTGCCGTGTGGGAAAACCCAGATGAGTTCATGCCGGAGAGGTACTTGGACCTTCAGAATCCAGAGTTGATCGCGTTTGGATTCGGGCGTAGAGGGTGTCCGGGAATCGTAATGGCGGTAGCCGAGCTGGAACTTTCATTGGCAAATCTtgtatacaaatttaattgggAATTGCCGGGTGGAATGAAGGAAGAGGATCTTGATTTCGAGTGTGAGCCTGGACATTTTATGCATAAGAAGAATCCTTTCTTACTTGTTCCCAAGATTGCC